In the Choloepus didactylus isolate mChoDid1 chromosome 5, mChoDid1.pri, whole genome shotgun sequence genome, one interval contains:
- the AOC1 gene encoding amiloride-sensitive amine oxidase [copper-containing], which yields MMGREALALGWSMAGILVLQMLVAAAPSRSSLHSKAGVFADLSANELKAVHSFLQSKKDLKLESSKALTMAKNSVFLVEMLLPRKQQVLKFLDGSGRRPVREARAVIFFGAQEKPNITEFAVGPLPQPYYLRVLPLRPGRHRSWASRPLSSAEYILLSHLLQEVTKPLHPFFLHTTGFSFQDCQDRCLTFTDTAPRGLASGQRSSWFIIQRYVEGYFLHPTGLELLVNHGSTDSRDWTVEQVWYNGKFYRSPEELARKYNDGEVDLVILEDLPLKGKECNHTEKPPLFSSYKPRGAFPTPITMKSPYVVQPQGPRYRLEGNTVLYGGWSFAFRLRSSSGLQILNVNFGGERVAYEVSVQEAVALYGGHTPAGMQTNYIDAGWGLGSVSHELAPGIDCPETATFLDALHSYDADGPIHYPRALCLFEMPTGVPIRRHFNSNFNGGFNFYAGLKGQALVLRTTSTVYNYDYIWDFLFYPNGVMEAKMHATGYVYATFYTPEGLRYGTRLHTHLLGNMHTHLVHYRVDLDVAGTRNSFQTLQMKLENITNPWNPRYHLVQPTLKQRQYRRERHAAFHFGRTLPKYLLFTSPKENPWGHKRSYRVQIHSMAHQVLPKGWQEEQAVTWARYPLAVTKYQESELFSSSIYNQNDPWDPPVVFEEFLHNNEKIENEDLVAWVTVGFLHIPHSEDIPNTATPGNSVGFLLRPFNFFPEDPSVMSRDTVIVWPRDSGHSSVERWIPEEPGDCWELPSFTYNGTYRPV from the exons ATGATGGGTCGAGAGGCCCTGGCACTTGGCTGGAGCATGGCTGGGATCCTGGTGCTGCAGATGTTGGTGGCAGCAGCGCCCTCCCGATCCAGCCTGCACAGCAAGGCCGGGGTGTTCGCGGATCTAAGTGCCAATGAGCTGAAGGCCGTGCACAGCTTCCTTCAGTCCAAGAAGGATCTGAAGCTGGAGTCCTCCAAGGCTTTGACCATGGCCAAGAACTCTGTGTTCCTTGTTGAGATGCTGCTGCCCAGGAAGCAACAGGTGCTGAAATTTTTGGATGGAAGTGGAAGGCGTCCTGTTCGGGAAGCCCGGGCTGTCATCTTCTTTGGCGCCCAGGAGAAGCCCAATATCACTGAGTTTGCTGTGGGGCCTCTGCCACAGCCCTACTATCTGCGAGTGCTGCCCCTCAGGCCAGGGCGCCACCGCTCCTGGGCATCCAGACCCCTGTCCTCAGCTGAGTACATCCTCCTGAGCCACCTCCTGCAGGAAGTCACCAAACCCCTGCATCCATTTTTCCTCCATACCACAGGCTTCTCATTCCAAGACTGTCAGGACCGGTGCCTGACCTTCACCGACACGGCCCCCCGAGGCTTGGCTTCCGGTCAGCGCAGCAGTTGGTTTATCATACAGCGCTATGTAGAAGGCTACTTCTTGCACCCCACTGGGCTGGAGCTCCTTGTGAACCATGGGAGCACAGACTCCCGAGACTGGACAGTGGAGCAGGTCTGGTACAATGGGAAGTTCTACAGGAGCCCAGAAGAACTAGCGAGGAAGTATAATGACGGAGAGGTGGATCTGGTGATCCTGGAGGACCTACCTCTCAAGGGCAAGGAGTGTAACCACACAGAGAAGCCACCCCTCTTCTCCTCCTACAAGCCACGTGgggccttccccacccccatcaccatgAAAAGCCCCTACGTGGTCCAGCCCCAAGGCCCCCGCTACAGACTGGAAGGCAACACTGTGCTCTACGGGGGCTGGAGCTTTGCCTTCAGATTGCGCTCCTCCTCAGGGTTGCAGATCCTGAACGTGAACTTCGGGGGAGAGCGTGTAGCCTATGAGGTGAGTGTGCAAGAGGCGGTGGCGCTGTACGGAGGACACACACCTGCAGGCATGCAGACCAACTACATCGACGCAGGCTGGGGCTTGGGCAGCGTCAGTCATGAGCTAGCCCCTGGCATTGACTGCCCGGAGACTGCCACCTTCTTAGACGCTCTCCACTCCTACGATGCCGATGGCCCCATCCACTATCCCCGAGCCCTCTGCCTCTTTGAGATGCCCACAGGGGTGCCCATTCGGCGGCATTTTAATTCCAACTTCAATGGTGGCTTCAACTTCTACGCAGGGCTGAAGGGCCAGGCACTCGTACTGCGGACAACTTCAACTGTCTACAATTACGATTACATTTGGGACTTCCTCTTCTACCCCAATGGGGTCATGGAGGCCAAGATGCATGCCACCGGCTACGTGTATGCCACCTTCTACACACCTGAGGGGCTGCGCTATGGCACCCGCCTGCACACCCACCTCCTTGGCAACATGCACACGCACTTGGTGCATTACCGCGTTGACCTGGATGTGGCAG GCACTAGGAATAGTTTCCAGACACTGCAGATGAAGCTGGAGAACATCACAAACCCCTGGAACCCCAGATACCACCTGGTCCAGCCAACCCTGAAGCAGAGGCAGTACCGCCGTGAGCGCCACGCAGCCTTTCACTTTGGTCGGACCTTGCCCAAGTACCTGCTCTTCACCAGCCCCAAGGAGAATCCCTGGGGCCATAAACGCAGCTACCGTGTGCAGATCCACTCCATGGCCCACCAGGTGCTGCCCAAGGGCTGGCAGGAGGAGCAGGCTGTCACCTGGGCCAG GTACCCCCTGGCAGTGACCAAGTACCAGGAGTCCGAGCTGTTCAGCAGCAGCATCTACAACCAGAACGACCCCTGGGACCCCCCTGTGGTCTTTGAGGAATTCCTTCACAACAATGAGAAGATTGAAAATGAG GACTTGGTGGCCTGGGTGACAGTGGGTTTCCTACACATCCCACACTCAGAGGATATTCCCAACACAGCCACGCCGGGAAACTCTGTGGGCTTCCTGCTCCGTCCCTTCAACTTCTTCCCAGAGGACCCTTCCGTGATGTCCAGAGACACTGTGATCGTGTGGCCTCGGGACAGCGGCCACAGCTCCGTTGAGCGTTGGATTCCTGAGGAGCCTGGGGACTGCTGGGAGCTTCCCTcctttacatacaatggaacctACAGGCCTGTGTGA